From Pseudodesulfovibrio nedwellii:
ACTTCCGTGGCGATGGATTCACCGGCACGCGCACAACGCAGGATTCCACCCGTGAAACCCGGACAACCAACTTTGAAATTAACAAGCAGGAAGAAAATATTGTTACCCCCGTTGGGGAGTTGAAACGACTGACCGTTGCGGTTATCGTGGATGGCACATGGGAGACAAACGCGGAGACTGGTGAATCAATCTACACACCCCGATCTGCTGAAGAACTCGCACGCATCCAGACCCTGATCGCCAATGCCGTCGGATTCGATTCGGCTCGCGGCGACACAATCGAAGTCAGCAACATTTCCTTCGGTGAACCGGAACTGTATGACGGCGACTCCCTCACACGGACCATGCTGGAATACGCACAGCGGTTAGGCAAACCTTTCCTAAACGGGCTGTTGATCTTCCTCTTCCTTATTCTAGTCGTTCGACCAGTAATCATGGCCCTTATCCGGCCCCGTGTTGCCGAACAGGAAATCGAAGAGATGGCTGGCCTGCCCGGAGCCGAACGTCTGGCCCTCGAAGAAGAGGATGTGGACGAAGAAGCCATGGATACAACTCGACGCTTGGAAAATGCGAAGAATCACGCTATCCAGTTGTCCGACGACAATCTTGACCAGGCAGTGCATCTGCTCAAAACCTGGCTCACCCAGGAGGCATAGACCATGGCAGACTTCTCCGGACCCCAGAAAACGGCCATCGTGCTGCTCGCCCTTGGCGAAAAATTCACGGCGGAAGTGTTCAAAAAAATGGAGCGCAACGAGATTGCGGCCGTATCCAAGGCCATGCTCGACACCGACTCCGTACCCAAAGAAGAAGTGCTCGACGTACTTAAAGAGTACAACGAAGCGTTGGCCTACGGCGCAGAACTTCTGGTAGGTGGCCCGGAACAGGTCAAGCGTCTCCTGACCAAATCTCTGGACGCAGAAACCGCAAAGTACATTATGGATTCTCTGGACTTGGATACCGGCCCCACGCCTTTCCAGGAACTGGAAAACGTCAGCCCACGCATCCTGGCACAGATTCTGAGAAACGAGCATCCCCAGACACTGGCGCTCATTCTCGGTCACTTGCACCCGGATCAGGCTGCCGAACTCATCCAAAACCTCCCGGCAGGTGTTCGTGCCGAAGTGCTTATGCGCCTAGCAAAACTCGAAGCCGTTGCCGAGGAAATGCTTATGGAAGTGGACAAAGTTCTGCAAAGCCAGCTTATCGCCATGGGCGGCAAGGAAGGCAAAAAAGTCGGTGGCGTCAATTCCGTGGCAGAAATTCTCAATGCCGTGGATCGCAACACCGAAGAAGAGGTTCTCTCCGAGATTGAAGAGGAATCCACCCAGATGGCAGAAGACATTCGCAACCTCATGTTCGTTTTCGAAGACGTCAAAGGTATCGACGACATCGCCATCCGCGAACTTCTCAAAGAAGTTTCCAACGAAGATCTCACCGTTGCACTCAAAGGTGCCTCCGAAGATCTCCGCGACAAGTTCTTCAAGAACCTGTCGGAACGTGCTTCTGCAATGATCAAAGAAGACTTGGAAATCATGCCGCCGAAGAAGTTGTCCGATGTCGAAGCCGCACAACAATCGATCGTCAAAACCGTCCGTCGTCTGGAAGACGAAGGCAAGATAGTTATCAGCCGAGGTGGAAGCGATGTCTTTATCTAATAACGCAAACACCAATGCCCCGAATCTGACGGGCAAGGTGGTCATTGGCATGGACTCTCCGGGTCCAGATCAAATGACCATCCAGGAACTCGAGGGCAAACGTCAACTCCTCTGGGATGACGCGACCAATAACGAGTACCTGGACCGCGTCAAAAGAAAGGCTATGGAAGCAGCCAAAGAAATCAAGATGTTGGCCGAACTGGAGGCAGAAGCCCTCAGAGCCACGGCCCGTCATGATGGATATGCCGAGGGCGTTGCCCAAGCACAGGAAGATATTAATAGTCATATTCAGGACATCTCGACACAAGGTGAAGCGTTGCTCGCAAAGATTGGTGCATACGGCACCACCATTTTTGAAGATCGCCGCGAGGACATACTCAATCTCATCAGGCTGGCCGTTGAAAAAACCCTCAAGGTGGAAATTGACGAAAAACGCATGGCCTCTCTTGAATCTCTCATGAGCGAAGCGCTTGATCGCATTGAATCCCAGCGGCAATTGACCATCAAATGTCACCCGGAAGACGTCACTGGTTTAGAAGAATATCTCCGTGCCATTCAAGACCGTAATCCGTCACTTCAATACTGGACTGTCAGAGGCGATGCCTCCATTGAGTCCGGTGGAGTAGTTATCGAAGGAGCCGGTGGCAAAGTAGACAATACCATCGATACACGATGGGAAAGCGTTGAACCAATTCTCGATCAATTGGCCGTGCAGATCACTGTCGACAACAACAAAGGGTAATCCATGACTCAGGAATCGAGACTCGGACTGCTCGAAGACCTCGATCCCTGCCAGACTTTCGGCAAGGTGACCAAGGTGGTCGGCCTTATTGCGGAAGGTCACGGCATCAAGGCCCCATTGGGGTCCGTCTGCTATCTTCTGCCGCCCAACAGCAAGCCTATCCCCGCAGAAGTAGTCGGTTTCCGTGATGGGGCATGCTTATTCATGCCCTACTCGGACATGCGCGGCATTGGCCCCGGCTCTCTCATCCAAAACGCTGCAACTCCACCCCACATCCCTGTTGGTAACGACATGCTTGGCCGTGCTGTGGATGCTTTCGGCGAACCAATGGACGGCAAAGGGACCTTCAATGCGGACACATTTGTCCCGTTGCACCGCGAGCCCCCAAACCCGTTGGAACGCCCCAGAATTAATGAACCACTCGACGTTGGCATCCGTTCGGTTAATTCCCTACTCACTCTTGGCAAAGGCCAGCGCGTAGGCATCATGGCCGGTTCTGGCGTCGGTAAATCCACTACGCTCGGCATGATGGCACGCTACACCAAGGCAGACATCAATGTCATCGCTCTGGTCGGCGAACGTGGCAGAGAAGTCGTGGAATTCATGGAACGAGACCTTGGTCCTGAGGGCATGGCCCGCAGCGTCCTCGTAGTCGCGACCTCTGACAAAAGCCCACTCATCCGAATGCGAGCAGCCTACGCGGCAACGGCAGTGGCAGAATATTTTCGTGATCAAGGCAAGGATGTCCTGCTCATGATGGACTCGGTAACGCGTTTTGCCATGGCTGGCCGTGAAGTAGGACTGGCCGCAGGCGAACCACCGACCCGTGGTGGATATACGCCAAGCGTGTTCGCTCAACTGCCCCAACTTCTGGAGCGTGCAGGGAAAAGCCCAAAAGGATCCATCACCGGCATTTATACCGTACTTGTTGACGGTGACGATTTTACTGAACCCATTGCAGACTCCACCCGTTCAATTTTGGATGGTCACATCGTCCTGACTCGCGAACTGGCCGACC
This genomic window contains:
- the fliG gene encoding flagellar motor switch protein FliG, with the translated sequence MADFSGPQKTAIVLLALGEKFTAEVFKKMERNEIAAVSKAMLDTDSVPKEEVLDVLKEYNEALAYGAELLVGGPEQVKRLLTKSLDAETAKYIMDSLDLDTGPTPFQELENVSPRILAQILRNEHPQTLALILGHLHPDQAAELIQNLPAGVRAEVLMRLAKLEAVAEEMLMEVDKVLQSQLIAMGGKEGKKVGGVNSVAEILNAVDRNTEEEVLSEIEEESTQMAEDIRNLMFVFEDVKGIDDIAIRELLKEVSNEDLTVALKGASEDLRDKFFKNLSERASAMIKEDLEIMPPKKLSDVEAAQQSIVKTVRRLEDEGKIVISRGGSDVFI
- a CDS encoding FliI/YscN family ATPase; amino-acid sequence: MTQESRLGLLEDLDPCQTFGKVTKVVGLIAEGHGIKAPLGSVCYLLPPNSKPIPAEVVGFRDGACLFMPYSDMRGIGPGSLIQNAATPPHIPVGNDMLGRAVDAFGEPMDGKGTFNADTFVPLHREPPNPLERPRINEPLDVGIRSVNSLLTLGKGQRVGIMAGSGVGKSTTLGMMARYTKADINVIALVGERGREVVEFMERDLGPEGMARSVLVVATSDKSPLIRMRAAYAATAVAEYFRDQGKDVLLMMDSVTRFAMAGREVGLAAGEPPTRGGYTPSVFAQLPQLLERAGKSPKGSITGIYTVLVDGDDFTEPIADSTRSILDGHIVLTRELADRGHYPAIDVLKSISRLRSDITTKEAQTDGRTLLRHMATFKKVEDMVNIGAYQKGANPEVDKAISMVGPINKFLQQLVTDQETLDGSFKTMHELVNGNSKPQ
- a CDS encoding FliH/SctL family protein, which gives rise to MSLSNNANTNAPNLTGKVVIGMDSPGPDQMTIQELEGKRQLLWDDATNNEYLDRVKRKAMEAAKEIKMLAELEAEALRATARHDGYAEGVAQAQEDINSHIQDISTQGEALLAKIGAYGTTIFEDRREDILNLIRLAVEKTLKVEIDEKRMASLESLMSEALDRIESQRQLTIKCHPEDVTGLEEYLRAIQDRNPSLQYWTVRGDASIESGGVVIEGAGGKVDNTIDTRWESVEPILDQLAVQITVDNNKG